The Spirochaetota bacterium DNA segment GTACCAACTAATCCCAAGTTTCAACGAGCCCCTTTAATTCTATGGTCACTACAGCTGCGCCGCTTCATTCTACAAGCTGTCTGCCATAATGAGATCCTTCGCCTTTGGCTCAGGATGACAATGTAAAAAAGCATAGGATGACAGATAAATAAAGGCTCAGGATGACAGATAATTAAAACTCATGATGACAAATAAATAAAAGCTCAGGATGACAAATGATTTAAACACTGGATGACAAATAAATCTCAGGATAACAAATAATTTAAACTCAGGACAACAAAGAACAAAAGTTCTGGATGACAAATGATAAAAATCCAGAATAGCAAATAAACTTAGTCTCAGGATGACAGTAAAAATTATATTAAATAATTTTATTATTGCATTACATGCCGCTATAAAAAACAAATCATGGAAGAATTGCAAACAGACACCCCCAAAACCAATCACAGCACCACTATTCAGCCTGTTTGCAAAATTAGGCGGGCTTTTTATATATGCAATGGTATCTTTTTTACAATCAGACCAAATACGGATTACAAATACGGATTATACTATTTATTTTTTACTTTTTCAAAAGTGCAACAATTTTTAGAGCTATCGCCAAAATTTTTTATTTGCATTTTTTTAGATATACAATTCTGAGTTAAATTCTATGCAATATTACTATTCATTGCACATCTTAAGATACATCTAAAGCAATATCCTATTGGCTATGAAACCAAAATATTCTGGTTGTCAAATTGATAAAAATTATAAATCAGATTTACCGTTACAACCAGATACAATATTTTTTTATGATTATTGAGTAATGATAAATTCTGAGCTATAATTTCAGATGATATATTAACATTTGTACAATATACTCTGATTACAAATCCTAATAACTAAAGTGGCAAAGCAATGATAAAAACAATTTTTGAAAGCTTAAGGAGCAAATGGGTTTCTTTTATAAATACTAAATATGGCAACATTATTGTAATTTTAATATTTTCAATTATTTATTCATTAGTCTTCAATGCTATTGATTTCATGCGATATCCAGTAAAATATGGCAATACGTTTTTAAATACACTCCTGCTTTTTATACTAACAATCCCACTTGTTTTTTATTTTTTTCTTGTTGTTTCTATTAATAAAACCTTATTTACTGTTGTTACTTTACTTACCACTTTTTTAAGCTCAATGATGCTTTACTTTATTATAGTATACAAAGTCAGAATATATTTGTTTGATACGTTTATTTTACTGTTACAAACCAATCCTCACGAAGCAAAAGGTGTGTTAAGTTTTGATTTAGTAATAATGACGTTAACTATTACTCTTTGTGCTGCTTTGTTTCTTTATGCTTACAACAAATTTTATAATCCTGCAATTGGGAAGCAAATTAAAATCATATTAATATTCATTTTAAGCCCAATTCTTTTAGTACTATACTTTTCAAGGCCTGTGATGCCATATGCGTTCTTTTATGCTATTAATATGTATAACAAATACCAAACAATTATACATCAACCCCGCACAGATATCTCAAAACTACCTTCATTCTTTAACAAGGAAAAAAACAGTGATCTTACTGTTGTATTCATAATAGGAGAGGCGGCACGTGCAGATCATTTTTCAATAAACGGATATACAAGAAAGACATCACCAAATCTTGAAAAGCTACAGGTTGTAAGCCTTCCAAATATTGACTCAATCTACGGAGTTACCAATAAATCAGTTCCACTAATGATGACACGGGCAACAAAAGAAAAAGAAGATATCACATATAAAGAAACTTCCTTTGTGTCATTATTTAATAAACATGGATTTACTACTGCATGGATATCCAATCAGGACCTTATTGACAATAGCTATTCAAATATAGCAGCATTTGCCAATGAAGCATCAATCAAAAAGCAAATTATATGGAATAAAAAAGACAACAAAAACTTCAGTGTAACAAATGCTTCTATCCTGGATGAAAACATGCTACCCGAATTGGATGAGCTAATGAAAATTAAGAACCGAAAGCTCATAATATTACATTGTATGGGAAGCCATTGGGAATTCCACAAGCATTATCCCGATACTTTTAGAAAATATATGCCAATTTGTACTACAAGCAATGTATCGCGGTGCAATCACGATGAGCTTATAAATAATTACGATAATTCAATTTTGTATGCTGATTATTTCATATCTGAAGTTATACGGCGGTTACAAAACACAAACGCAATAGTTATCTATTGTTCAGACCATGGAGAATTTCTTGGCGAAGATGGCTACTATGGCCATATACCGGGTATACACAGGAAAGAAATAACAAATCCAGCCATGTTTGTTTGGATGTCAGATGAGTATAAAAAGAGAAACCCCGAAAAATATACAAATCTTTTGAAAAATAAAAATAAACACCTTCCTACTTATATTATCTTCCACAGTATTTTAGATGCTGCCTCAATATACAGTAAAGCAGCAGATTATACGCTAAGTATATTTTCTAAAATGTAACAATTCACTATTGTTGTAAATTCAGGGATTAACTTTAAAAACATCTTTTAAGGCTTTCAGCTCCCTGCTGGTTGCATAAACTACCGGTGATCCATCTGCAAATAATTTTTTTTGTTGTGGCAAAGGCACATCGCCTTTTATAATATAATACACAATTCTGTTTCCTACCTGCAATGTATTTATTGGTGGAATACTTACTGGATTTATATCAAGGAATATCTTTCGTACAGCATTAAGGCTTTTGACTGGCATATTAGGGCGAATAGAAGAATAATATTTTTGATCAACTCCAATTATTTGCAAAGCTTCAGTTAGATTTTTCCCCTCCATACGAAGTTTCTGAACCTTATCATATATGTCTTTATCCTTTATATAATACACGTAATCAGATACAATGGGCACTCCATCGTTATAAGCTCTGTTAAAAATGGTAAAATATGTGAAAAACCGCAGAAACTTATGTTCTTTTAATTTTAATAGATTATTATAGTACGGTTCTGCTTTATCAGGCAATATACTACTAGAAGTAATGATAATTGCTGTAATTGTTATTATGACAATAAACATAGCAAAAACTTTAACCTGATTGGCATTGTTAAAAATATACATTTTTTATTAATAACATCAGCTAAATATGTAATACCGGAATCGATAGCAAAAGCGATAACAAATACCATGAATGGCAACGCAAAAAGCAGATGGACTTCTTTATATGCCAGTGCAGGTATTATGGGATTAATACTCTTAACTGCAAAAAGCATTATTAAAAAGAATATAACACCAGGAATAATAACAGATTTTATTTTTATATCTGACCTTTTCCAGATAGGATACAGCAAAATAAGATATAAATAAAATGGTATTCGCCACCATAGTTGTGATTTAGTATATCGTTCAAAAAGCTGCCAAAAAGATATGGGAACAAACTTTTCAAGGGTAAAATGATGGCCAGTGATAGCATGATATCTAGCCATAATATCACCAGTATAGTAATAAAATACTGCTGTTTCAAAAAGGAATAATACAAACAAAACTGCACTGTAGAATATTGCATGTTTCATATTTCGTTTAAAAAGCCATATAACCAGCAAAAAACCTGGCATGAAGAAAATATCAAGTTCATGAGCACAATATGCCCAGAACAACAGAAAAGCTGACATGGTCAGGTATAAAAATTCTTTGTTATTGTCATCTTTATATTTTAGCAATAAATAAAACGATGCTGTAACCAGAGGACCACCAACAGCTTCAGGAACTACCTGCGTACCAAACCGTATGATATACGGGCACAGCATATATAGAATTGCTGCAAAAAGACCAACAGTTGAGTTTTTTACGTATTTCCCAATTTTATATATAAGAATGACATGAATGACAAAAAACAGGTTTGGAATTATAAGTGATACTGCAGGATGAACTCCAAATAAAAGCTGGCTAATCCATATAGGGATTATCAGCCCAAACCGAGCAGTCTGGTGATCAAGCTCTATATACGGTATATTATAATATAAATGTTTTGCTGCAAACCAATAGTTAATTGCATCGCCACCAATATCAAACATCCTGAAGGTGAAAAACTTATAGATAACAACAAACACCACAATAAGTAGCACCATCATCCTTTCATTTTTTTGTGCGATAGTATCCATTAAGAACTCCTGTAAAACATTTTACATGAAAGACCAATAAACACAATCTTCTAACTGTTTAAATTATTGCAACTAAAAAACAATTGATTTTTCCAATGAGCTATCGCACAATAGCAAAAAATCATTAAGGAAATGGCTATGGAATTACTCAGAATATGGCAGGAAACCAATATTAAAGATGTACAGGAACATTTACTAATGGCTGATGACCTTTTTGGGTTTTGCCCGGGTTGTAAAACGCCGGGTTTAAAATTACAAGAATTACAAAAGTGCCCAAACTGTGCCAGGGAATTCAAATATGTAACCAGTAAAGATGCCCGTGGTAGTAAAAGCGCCGAAGTTGTAATGCGATTGAAGAAAAAACTTCCACATCTCACCTTTGTTGATTACGACGACTATGAGCGATTGTCCAGCAAAAATAAAGCTGCGGATTTATTTAAGAATATGTAGCTTAAAAAAAATCTATCTTGACAATTTTTCTTTTAGTTGTATTATTTTATGTCGATGGTATTATATATAGTTAAAAGGTTTGTAAATGCCTAAAAAAGCTGCTATCTCTATTCTACTCTGCATATTTATTCAGTGTGTAAATACATACGTATTTGCCCAGCGTTACTTTGGGGTGGGAATCCATATTGGCGCTCAACATGACGTTGGTGACCTTACTTCATTTTATCCTGATGCACAAACCGAGCCGCAAAACAGCGCTATTTTTGGTGTTGCCCTGCGTTTATCAGTACCTTTCTTCTTTATCCGCACTGGTGGTGATGCATCCTTTACAATTAACAAAGGCAAAGTGTTGGAAAATCAGGCCACTGTAGGTGTTAGCACATACAATGTTGCGTACACCATGCTTCCTATTTATGCTGGCCTACAATTTCCGCTGCAAGACCGCGGTGCATTCTACTTAGGTGGTGGGGCATCATATTTTTATGGCACTGGAAAGGCGAAATTATCCAATGGCACTTCTGAAGATATCGACGCAACTGCGTTTGGTGTAGGATTTTTAGCCGGCATGCAACTGCATGTTACAAGTTCGTTTTCACTGTATATGGAATGGATGTATGTTGATGCACGTTCAAAGCCAGTCATTGCAACTACAGGTACTTATAATCCTAATAATTACAAAGACCTCTTTATTGATTACAGTGGCCACAGAATTATGATAGGTGTCATGTACTATGTTTTATAGACTCGTAATACTAATGCTATGTTGTGCGATAGCTCCGGGGATAGCTTTTGCGCAAATATCACCATTTAATCAGGCAATTAGCCTGTATGCTGGTTACATCCCATCTCTTGGGGGCAACTTGTATTCTTATGAACAGGAACATACCTTTGGCTCTGCAACAGGAATTGATGGAATAAACAAATCACAAACAGGATTTTCAACTGCACCTATTCACAGATTGATGGGTGCAACTGTAGGAGCAACATTCAAAGTTGTAATGTATGATTTCTTCACCGCTAGAATAGGCATAAATTATTTTAAAAGCGTATGGGGTGGCAAAGGCAAAACCGTATATAACGACGGCGGCACCAACAGGCTGCTTGAATGCAATTACAACTTTGATGGCTTTGATATCCCATTAACATTAGGCATAGTCATCCCCTTTTATAAAGACATGAAGATAACCTTTTCGTGTGGGGTTGCGTATGCATGGGGACGATATAAAAATAAATTTGAGTCAGATGCACCACTATCATATAAAGGACACTTCAAAGGAACTGCATATCCGCTGGTGATAAATACTGAAGGCGAATATTTTATTAATGAAAAATTTGCCTTAACTACATCACTCACATATTATAAGGGAACAACCGAAATAATTAAGGACTCCAAGAAAGGTGACGGCAATACAGATTATGCTCCGATAGATTTTTCAGGGTATCGTTTTTTACTGGGTGTATCATATTATTTTAAACCAATATAAAGATGGATACAATGACAAGAGTACACCATAATACATTATTAACCTGCATCATGTTGCTATGTGTTATATTTGTTGTATCACATGCTTATGCCATTGGTGAATTTTCATTGGGTCTTAATGCTGGTATAACATATGACCCCAATCATTTAGAACCAACAATAACACAATGGAATACTACTGCAAAAACCACAGCCACATCCGTTGAACAGATTACGATACCCTATTCATTTACCTGGGGAATTAATATTCGCTATCAGTTTAATTATTTTCTTTTAAGGATTGGTACACATTTCACAAGCCCTTACAGCGTGCGTGGAAAAGCTGACGCAAATAAAGTTACCATTTCAACATATCAGTTTGGCCTACCCGCCACAGTTGGACTTATTATGCCCTTACGGCAGCGCACATATTTTTTTATTGGTACCGGTATAACATATAACTATGCATACCTTGAATGGAAGCAAACAGCACCTGCCAATAGATATCGCTTTGCTGATTCAATACCTGGATTTCACTATATGATGGGAGCCGAAGCACCCGTTACATCAAAGATCACTTTATCGGTTGAATGGATGCACCAAGAAGGCCGCTCAATACCCATCAAGGATGAGATTGGTGGCACAATAAAACAAACCATATCCGTTAAAGGTGATTTCCTTCTTTTTGGCGTTAACTACTATATTGCAATGTAACCCATGGAAACTAATATCTTTGTCTTGTTTATTGCCTTTCTTTTTGGCGCAAGCTGGGGCAGCTTTTTATATACATTTATTTTACGATATATTGATGGTACATACAGTAACAATGCGTTTCATGCGCTTACCTATCCATCCCACTGCCCATATTGCAAAGAAAAAATCAAAACAGCATACCTTATCCCTATAGCAGGCTATTTCCTTGCCAGAGGTCGCTGCAGTGAATGCAAGCAATCAATTTCTTTTCTTTACCCTTTGTCTGAAATCGCCTGCGGCTGTGTTGCTATCGCCACCCTTTTATTTTTTAATTGGGCGATAGCTCCTGCATATTTTATTGCAATTACCACCAGCGTATGTATTGCCATAATCGACGTCATCACTATGGAAATACCAAACTTTTTAGTGGGAATTCTATTTTTATCAGGCATTATTGTGTGCGCAACAGAAGGTGAGTGGGTAGTGCATTTTCAAGGTGCAGCATTACTCTTTGCTGTCTTCATTGTGCCGCTATTATTAATTAAAGGCGGATTTGGTGGTGGTGATGTAAAATTTGCTGCTGCAATAGGATTTTTCTTAGGATTATATGAATCAATAGTAGCTTTGGAGATAGCTCTAATCACAGGTGCACTGTATGGAATAGGATATGCAGTGTTTAAGAGCAAAACGCTCAAAGTGCACATACCATTTGGTCCTTTTTTAACATTAGGATTTATTCTTTCACTTTTAGTTGGAAAAGATGTTGTTCAGATATATTTTTCTTTTTTGAATAAGATGCTCTGACCCCAGTAAATAATGTGTCAACCTGAACGTGATTCAGGATCTTGAAATCTAGGCTCTGACCCCAAATTTTGCTATCCCTCCCA contains these protein-coding regions:
- a CDS encoding lipid A phosphoethanolamine transferase translates to MIKTIFESLRSKWVSFINTKYGNIIVILIFSIIYSLVFNAIDFMRYPVKYGNTFLNTLLLFILTIPLVFYFFLVVSINKTLFTVVTLLTTFLSSMMLYFIIVYKVRIYLFDTFILLLQTNPHEAKGVLSFDLVIMTLTITLCAALFLYAYNKFYNPAIGKQIKIILIFILSPILLVLYFSRPVMPYAFFYAINMYNKYQTIIHQPRTDISKLPSFFNKEKNSDLTVVFIIGEAARADHFSINGYTRKTSPNLEKLQVVSLPNIDSIYGVTNKSVPLMMTRATKEKEDITYKETSFVSLFNKHGFTTAWISNQDLIDNSYSNIAAFANEASIKKQIIWNKKDNKNFSVTNASILDENMLPELDELMKIKNRKLIILHCMGSHWEFHKHYPDTFRKYMPICTTSNVSRCNHDELINNYDNSILYADYFISEVIRRLQNTNAIVIYCSDHGEFLGEDGYYGHIPGIHRKEITNPAMFVWMSDEYKKRNPEKYTNLLKNKNKHLPTYIIFHSILDAASIYSKAADYTLSIFSKM
- a CDS encoding glycosyltransferase family 39 protein, whose protein sequence is MDTIAQKNERMMVLLIVVFVVIYKFFTFRMFDIGGDAINYWFAAKHLYYNIPYIELDHQTARFGLIIPIWISQLLFGVHPAVSLIIPNLFFVIHVILIYKIGKYVKNSTVGLFAAILYMLCPYIIRFGTQVVPEAVGGPLVTASFYLLLKYKDDNNKEFLYLTMSAFLLFWAYCAHELDIFFMPGFLLVIWLFKRNMKHAIFYSAVLFVLFLFETAVFYYYTGDIMARYHAITGHHFTLEKFVPISFWQLFERYTKSQLWWRIPFYLYLILLYPIWKRSDIKIKSVIIPGVIFFLIMLFAVKSINPIIPALAYKEVHLLFALPFMVFVIAFAIDSGITYLADVINKKCIFLTMPIRLKFLLCLLS
- a CDS encoding porin family protein, whose protein sequence is MPKKAAISILLCIFIQCVNTYVFAQRYFGVGIHIGAQHDVGDLTSFYPDAQTEPQNSAIFGVALRLSVPFFFIRTGGDASFTINKGKVLENQATVGVSTYNVAYTMLPIYAGLQFPLQDRGAFYLGGGASYFYGTGKAKLSNGTSEDIDATAFGVGFLAGMQLHVTSSFSLYMEWMYVDARSKPVIATTGTYNPNNYKDLFIDYSGHRIMIGVMYYVL
- a CDS encoding porin family protein, with translation MTRVHHNTLLTCIMLLCVIFVVSHAYAIGEFSLGLNAGITYDPNHLEPTITQWNTTAKTTATSVEQITIPYSFTWGINIRYQFNYFLLRIGTHFTSPYSVRGKADANKVTISTYQFGLPATVGLIMPLRQRTYFFIGTGITYNYAYLEWKQTAPANRYRFADSIPGFHYMMGAEAPVTSKITLSVEWMHQEGRSIPIKDEIGGTIKQTISVKGDFLLFGVNYYIAM
- a CDS encoding prepilin peptidase, encoding METNIFVLFIAFLFGASWGSFLYTFILRYIDGTYSNNAFHALTYPSHCPYCKEKIKTAYLIPIAGYFLARGRCSECKQSISFLYPLSEIACGCVAIATLLFFNWAIAPAYFIAITTSVCIAIIDVITMEIPNFLVGILFLSGIIVCATEGEWVVHFQGAALLFAVFIVPLLLIKGGFGGGDVKFAAAIGFFLGLYESIVALEIALITGALYGIGYAVFKSKTLKVHIPFGPFLTLGFILSLLVGKDVVQIYFSFLNKML